One Colias croceus chromosome 29, ilColCroc2.1 DNA segment encodes these proteins:
- the LOC123704460 gene encoding pseudouridine-5'-phosphatase-like isoform X2, whose protein sequence is MDGTVLNSEVMYHKMIKQICDKYNKKYTKDLQVKLYGETDKQICVTVVKELKLPISADEFGNQLNNMAQKMLPSAPLLQGAERLLTHLHDHKIPMALATNSTEQAVRLHATARPKLFGLFHHKVSVTDPQVVRGKPHPDIYLVAANRFPDKPKPKQVVMIPDARLDREQTRQATLVVKSLLDFKPEMFGLPPFDETPTRSSYLEK, encoded by the exons ATGGACGGTACAGTATTGA ATTCCGAAGTAATGTACCATAAAATGATCAAGCAAATATGTGACAAATATAACAAGAAATATACTAAAGATTTACAAGTTAAG CTATACGGagagacagacaaacaaataTGTGTCACTGTGGTCAAAGAACTTAAGCTGCCAATATCAGCTGATGAATTTGGCAATCAGTTGAACAACATGGCGCAGAAAATGTTGCCCAGTGCACCATTGCTGCAag gtgCTGAAAGACTCCTAACCCATCTACATGATCACAAAATACCGATGGCCTTAGCGACCAACTCGACGGAACAAGCTGTAAGGTTGCACGCTACAGCAAGACCCAAGCTGTTTGGTTTATTCCATCATaag gtGAGCGTAACAGACCCACAAGTAGTCCGGGGTAAACCGCACCCGGATATCTATTTAGTCGCTGCGAATCGGTTCCCGGATAAGCCGAAACCTAAACAG GTAGTAATGATACCAGACGCTCGTCTCGACCGCGAGCAAACCCGCCAGGCGACGCTAGTTGTAAAATCATTATTAGACTTTAAGCCAGAAATGTTTGGTCTTCCACCCTTCGATGAAACTCCAACACGATCTAGTTatcttgaaaaataa
- the LOC123704460 gene encoding probable pseudouridine-5'-phosphatase isoform X1: MDDSEVMYHKMIKQICDKYNKKYTKDLQVKLYGETDKQICVTVVKELKLPISADEFGNQLNNMAQKMLPSAPLLQGAERLLTHLHDHKIPMALATNSTEQAVRLHATARPKLFGLFHHKVSVTDPQVVRGKPHPDIYLVAANRFPDKPKPKQCLVFEDSAIGVLAAKEAGMQVVMIPDARLDREQTRQATLVVKSLLDFKPEMFGLPPFDETPTRSSYLEK, encoded by the exons ATGGACG ATTCCGAAGTAATGTACCATAAAATGATCAAGCAAATATGTGACAAATATAACAAGAAATATACTAAAGATTTACAAGTTAAG CTATACGGagagacagacaaacaaataTGTGTCACTGTGGTCAAAGAACTTAAGCTGCCAATATCAGCTGATGAATTTGGCAATCAGTTGAACAACATGGCGCAGAAAATGTTGCCCAGTGCACCATTGCTGCAag gtgCTGAAAGACTCCTAACCCATCTACATGATCACAAAATACCGATGGCCTTAGCGACCAACTCGACGGAACAAGCTGTAAGGTTGCACGCTACAGCAAGACCCAAGCTGTTTGGTTTATTCCATCATaag gtGAGCGTAACAGACCCACAAGTAGTCCGGGGTAAACCGCACCCGGATATCTATTTAGTCGCTGCGAATCGGTTCCCGGATAAGCCGAAACCTAAACAG TGTCTTGTATTCGAAGATTCGGCTATAGGCGTGTTAGCCGCGAAGGAAGCTGGGATGCAG GTAGTAATGATACCAGACGCTCGTCTCGACCGCGAGCAAACCCGCCAGGCGACGCTAGTTGTAAAATCATTATTAGACTTTAAGCCAGAAATGTTTGGTCTTCCACCCTTCGATGAAACTCCAACACGATCTAGTTatcttgaaaaataa